The genomic region AGGGCCCGGCCCCGACGCGCGAAGGTCCGCCTCGAGGCTGCCGGCGCGGCACGTCACCTCGCCCGACCTGCCCGGCGCGCGCCGGTCCGCCGAGGCGGCCAGCGGGAGCGGGGCGGTTGGTAGCATGGCGGGCGTGAAGCTCGTCCAAGGGCTGTTCCTGCTCGTGCTCACGGCGGCCCTGTCGTTCCTCGCGCTGCTCACCTCGTCGGCGCTGAAGTGGTCCGGCGAGCTGCCGTCCCTTGACAGCCTCGATGCCCTCGAGTACACGTCCACGTCGATCGTCTACGCCTCCGACGGCGTGACCCGCATCGGCCAGATCGTGCCGGCCGAGGGCGAGAGCCGCATCTCCACGAACCGGATCCCCGTGGGCCTCGACGAGGTGTCGCCCGCGGCGCTGGCGGCGATCGTCGCCTACGAGGACGACCAGTTCTTCAGCCACTACGGCATGGACCTGCCGGCGGTGGTGCGCGCCGCCTACGAGGAGTTCTTCGGCGACGCCCAGCGCGGCGGCTCGACGATCACCACGCAGGTGATCAAGAACACGCTGCTCTTCGACATCCGCAGCGAGCGCTCGCTGGAGCGGAAGGTCAAGGAGATCATGCTGGCGCTGGAGCTCGAGCGCCGGCTCACGAAGTCGGAGATCCTGCAGCGCTACATCAACGTCGTGTTCTGGGGCGGCAACGTCTACGGCATCCGCGCCGCCGCCCAGGCCTACTTCGGCAAGGAGCCCAGCGAGCTCAACCTCGCCGAGGGCCTCTACCTCGCACGCCTGATCCCGTCGCCGAACGCGCGCCACGACGACTTCCTCGGCACGCGGGCCAGCATGCGCGAGGTCCTCGACAAGATGGTCAGGCAGGGGACGATAAGCCGGGAGATGGCCGAACGCACCTGGCGCTACCCCCTCGAGCCGCTCGGCTGGGAGGTCGAGTACGACGAGAACGGCGAGGTGCTCGCGGCCACCAGGACCGACCAGGACGTGCTGGTCCAGGGCTCCGTCAGCTCCGACCTCTCGCGCGACGTGGTGATCGCGGTCCGCAACTGGCTCACCGACCGCTACGGCGAGAGCGTGGTGTTCGGCTCGGGCGGCCTCAAGGTCATCACCACCATCGACGTCCAGGCGCAGCTCGCCGCGAACCAGGCCAGCCTGGAGGCCGAGATCCCCGAGGGCGCGCAGATGGCGATCGTGGCCATCGACCCGAGCACCGGGGCCGTGCTCGCGATGGTCGGCCAGAAGCTCGAGGAGGGCGTGCCGCCCGGCGAGTTCAACCGCGCCACGCAGGCGCGCAGGCAGCCCGGCAGCTCGTTCAAGCCCATCGTCTACGCCACGGCCATCGAGCAGGGCGGCTTCAACCAGGCGACGATCCTCGTCGACGGGCCCGCACAGTTCGAGGTCCCCGGTCAGCCGCCCTACGAGCCCAAGAACCACGACGAGGCCTACGACGGACCGCAGACCATCCGCGCCAGCCTCAACCGCAGCCGCAACATCCCGGCCGTGAAGGCGCTGGAGGCGGCGACCGCCACGGCCGTCGCCGAGAAGGCGCGCCAGCTCGGCTACGACGTCATGCCGTACCCGGCGATGGCCCTGGGCAGCTTCGTGGTCACGCCGCTGCAGCACACGGCCGCGATGGCGGCGTTCGCGAACGGCGGCGTCTACACCGAGCCGTACTTCATCCAGCGCGTCGAGGACGCCGACGGCAACGTGATCTACGAGGCCTCGCCGCACTCGGCCCGGGTGTGGAGCGAGGAGACGGCGTACATCATGCTCGACATGCTGCACGGCAACGTCGTCGACAGGGACCCGGCGTACGGCCTGTCGAACCGCGCCTCGGTGCCCGGCCGGTGGATCGCCGGCAAGACCGGCACCACGAACGACGAGGTCGACATCTGGTTCGTCGGCATCACGCCCGGCCTCGTCGCCTCGGTGTGGATCGGCAACGACGACAACTCGAGCCTGCCCAGCCGCATGACCCTCAGCGACGGCACCGTCGACCTCGTCAACAGCTCGCGCCAGCCCATCTACGTGTGGAACGACTTCGTGACGGCGGCGCTGCGCGGGCGCTCCGGCGCGGGCGAGACGTTCCCCGTGCCGGAGGGCATCGTGTTCCACAAGATCGACCTCAAGACCGGGGCGCCGTCCGAGA from Trueperaceae bacterium harbors:
- a CDS encoding transglycosylase domain-containing protein, producing the protein MKLVQGLFLLVLTAALSFLALLTSSALKWSGELPSLDSLDALEYTSTSIVYASDGVTRIGQIVPAEGESRISTNRIPVGLDEVSPAALAAIVAYEDDQFFSHYGMDLPAVVRAAYEEFFGDAQRGGSTITTQVIKNTLLFDIRSERSLERKVKEIMLALELERRLTKSEILQRYINVVFWGGNVYGIRAAAQAYFGKEPSELNLAEGLYLARLIPSPNARHDDFLGTRASMREVLDKMVRQGTISREMAERTWRYPLEPLGWEVEYDENGEVLAATRTDQDVLVQGSVSSDLSRDVVIAVRNWLTDRYGESVVFGSGGLKVITTIDVQAQLAANQASLEAEIPEGAQMAIVAIDPSTGAVLAMVGQKLEEGVPPGEFNRATQARRQPGSSFKPIVYATAIEQGGFNQATILVDGPAQFEVPGQPPYEPKNHDEAYDGPQTIRASLNRSRNIPAVKALEAATATAVAEKARQLGYDVMPYPAMALGSFVVTPLQHTAAMAAFANGGVYTEPYFIQRVEDADGNVIYEASPHSARVWSEETAYIMLDMLHGNVVDRDPAYGLSNRASVPGRWIAGKTGTTNDEVDIWFVGITPGLVASVWIGNDDNSSLPSRMTLSDGTVDLVNSSRQPIYVWNDFVTAALRGRSGAGETFPVPEGIVFHKIDLKTGAPSETGVNAAFKRSDDLAAQQLAPVVRLKIPIDTATGLRATVDTPADRIEIIEVSPEEALQYLPAAGAG